One part of the Dyadobacter sp. 676 genome encodes these proteins:
- a CDS encoding M15 family metallopeptidase, which translates to MLKIAFYLLLTSLVTSEMAAQSSRPLPLIEQKMIDRGLVDIQKIDPDIQVELRYSTTDNFIGRDVYGELARAYLQPEMAKRLAKANALLKKEKPGYRLLVYDAARPNSAQYDLWNALDHLKIPARSKTQYVADPKIGSNHNFGCAVDLTVVDEKGVPLDMGTKFDYFGPLAYPRSEQEMLKKGKLTVQQIGNRQLLRKVMTQVGFKVNTTEWWHFDGMSKAKARAKYGMIP; encoded by the coding sequence ATGCTAAAAATTGCCTTTTATCTGCTGCTGACGAGCCTCGTCACATCTGAAATGGCCGCCCAATCTTCAAGGCCGCTCCCGCTTATCGAACAAAAAATGATCGACAGGGGCCTTGTAGATATTCAAAAAATCGATCCGGACATTCAGGTCGAATTGAGATACTCCACTACCGACAATTTCATAGGCCGCGACGTGTATGGCGAACTCGCGCGCGCGTACCTGCAACCGGAGATGGCCAAAAGACTAGCCAAAGCCAATGCATTGCTGAAAAAAGAGAAACCCGGATACAGATTGCTCGTATACGATGCCGCCCGTCCCAATTCCGCTCAGTACGACCTTTGGAACGCCTTGGATCATTTGAAAATCCCGGCGCGCAGCAAAACACAATATGTAGCCGATCCGAAAATCGGTTCAAACCATAATTTCGGGTGCGCTGTCGATCTCACTGTGGTTGATGAAAAAGGGGTGCCGCTCGATATGGGAACTAAATTCGACTATTTCGGTCCTTTGGCTTATCCCCGCTCCGAACAGGAAATGCTGAAAAAGGGCAAGCTGACGGTCCAACAAATCGGGAATCGCCAGCTTTTAAGAAAAGTGATGACCCAGGTGGGATTCAAGGTCAATACCACGGAATGGTGGCATTTCGACGGCATGTCGAAAGCGAAGGCCCGGGCTAAATACGGAATGATCCCCTGA
- a CDS encoding head GIN domain-containing protein — MKQTFLKLSIALGIVFAFQSCVYINKDEDIPPRGETTRTYDFRNFDELEVSDAIRVHVVAGSSFHVEATGERNDLDDLNIFVQDGKLTARYNNSWRKRQRMDIDITMPDLAGVDFSGAVNATIDDFENLPSIEIELSGASQCDFEGTGTTLKFDINGASQLNAFGKMKFLDGEASGASRLNAFELQTEESDLDVSGASNAKVWVTRQLDVKASGASNVRYRGNPKVEKEVTGGSSVRAE, encoded by the coding sequence ATGAAACAAACATTCCTTAAACTTTCGATCGCCCTTGGTATCGTCTTTGCTTTCCAGTCTTGTGTTTACATTAATAAGGATGAAGACATTCCACCGCGAGGCGAAACAACACGCACTTATGATTTCCGCAATTTCGATGAGTTGGAAGTAAGCGACGCAATCCGCGTCCATGTGGTTGCCGGCTCGTCATTTCATGTCGAGGCTACCGGCGAGCGCAATGATCTGGACGATCTCAATATTTTCGTGCAGGACGGCAAGCTGACGGCCCGTTACAATAATTCGTGGAGAAAGCGGCAACGAATGGACATCGACATCACAATGCCTGATCTGGCCGGCGTGGATTTTTCGGGCGCGGTAAATGCAACGATCGACGATTTCGAAAATCTGCCAAGCATTGAAATTGAGCTCTCGGGGGCGTCCCAATGTGATTTTGAAGGAACCGGAACTACATTGAAATTCGACATTAATGGAGCTTCCCAGCTGAATGCGTTTGGAAAAATGAAGTTTCTCGATGGCGAAGCTTCCGGGGCGTCCCGGCTGAACGCGTTCGAGCTGCAAACGGAAGAATCGGATCTGGATGTTTCCGGCGCGAGTAATGCCAAAGTTTGGGTGACACGTCAGCTCGACGTGAAAGCCAGCGGTGCAAGCAATGTTCGTTACAGGGGCAATCCCAAAGTCGAAAAGGAAGTCACTGGTGGGAGTAGTGTTCGTGCCGAATAG
- a CDS encoding FecR domain-containing protein: MNSSHANISEELLARYLADTASESERKEVEAWLAESEANARELATYRLIWDHTAAMKKGGIKVDTDAAWNKMKGKMAAGKANDPTSEVPAGKSSNGEVSAREAKTIEFRPEVRKRRLPVTVWAAAMIAILVMAFGWFFLIADKTPQSVNVATANNTTEQTLPDGTKVFLNYNSRLTYPENFEGDLRTVSLQGEAFFDVKPDAAHPFVIQANGTEIRVLGTSFNVKAYKEAPVRVDVATGKVRVTKNAHQVELVKGQGAEVLRDSIRSLQANMNLMGYRTQVYEFNAADLQDVVSSIRDGYHVDVRLSNDKIAQCRLTIRFEKEPVDATLSVIAETLDLDLRKEGKVYWLDGNGCQ; encoded by the coding sequence ATGAACTCATCTCATGCAAACATATCGGAGGAACTGTTAGCACGTTACCTGGCCGACACCGCCTCGGAATCCGAAAGAAAAGAAGTAGAAGCCTGGCTCGCCGAATCGGAAGCCAATGCGCGGGAACTTGCGACCTACCGGCTGATATGGGACCACACGGCCGCTATGAAAAAAGGCGGCATAAAGGTCGATACGGACGCTGCCTGGAATAAAATGAAGGGAAAAATGGCTGCAGGGAAGGCCAATGACCCGACATCCGAAGTGCCCGCCGGGAAGTCGTCAAATGGGGAAGTATCGGCCAGGGAAGCCAAGACGATCGAATTCAGGCCCGAAGTACGGAAACGCCGCTTGCCAGTGACTGTTTGGGCAGCGGCGATGATCGCCATATTAGTGATGGCTTTCGGATGGTTCTTCCTGATTGCCGATAAAACGCCTCAGTCGGTAAATGTGGCTACCGCCAATAATACAACCGAACAGACTCTTCCCGACGGCACCAAAGTGTTTCTGAATTACAATTCCAGACTTACCTACCCCGAAAACTTCGAAGGCGATCTGCGGACGGTCTCATTGCAGGGAGAAGCGTTTTTTGACGTAAAACCTGACGCCGCACACCCGTTTGTGATTCAGGCCAATGGCACCGAAATCCGGGTATTGGGTACGTCTTTCAATGTAAAAGCTTATAAGGAGGCTCCTGTGCGGGTGGACGTCGCGACCGGGAAAGTACGGGTAACCAAAAACGCACACCAGGTAGAACTCGTGAAAGGGCAAGGCGCGGAAGTCCTGAGAGACTCCATTCGCAGCCTGCAAGCCAACATGAACCTGATGGGCTACCGCACGCAGGTTTACGAATTCAATGCGGCCGACCTGCAAGACGTCGTCAGCTCTATCCGCGACGGCTACCACGTCGATGTGAGGCTGTCGAACGACAAAATTGCGCAATGCAGGCTCACGATCCGCTTCGAAAAAGAGCCGGTGGACGCAACATTGTCGGTTATCGCCGAAACCCTCGACCTCGATCTTCGGAAAGAAGGAAAAGTGTACTGGCTCGACGGAAACGGCTGCCAATAA
- a CDS encoding RNA polymerase sigma-70 factor: MTENQKQITVYSSDPEIVSAIRRGDEQAFEQTFRTYYPRLCSYACTMLKDEEESEEVVQTVFLTIWEKREELEITLSLKSYLYRAVHNHCLNRFKHATVREAHKDYTMYFSSQSYESVTEVIHAGELEERIEKAVSALPEQCQKAFRLSRFEELKYQEIADQLGISIKTVENQIGKALKILRAELADYLPVTLWLCCSIVEQLIRS, from the coding sequence TTGACCGAAAATCAAAAACAGATAACGGTGTACTCTTCCGACCCAGAAATAGTCAGCGCGATACGGCGGGGCGATGAACAGGCCTTTGAGCAAACCTTCCGTACGTATTATCCCCGGTTGTGCAGCTACGCGTGCACCATGCTCAAAGACGAAGAAGAATCCGAAGAAGTCGTGCAAACGGTTTTTCTGACGATCTGGGAAAAGCGGGAAGAGCTCGAAATCACACTTTCACTGAAATCGTATCTGTACCGGGCCGTGCATAACCACTGTCTCAACCGGTTCAAACACGCGACTGTCCGTGAGGCACATAAGGATTACACGATGTACTTTTCGAGCCAGTCGTACGAATCGGTGACAGAAGTAATCCACGCAGGCGAACTGGAAGAGCGCATCGAGAAGGCGGTGAGCGCCCTGCCGGAACAATGCCAGAAGGCATTCAGGCTTAGCCGTTTTGAGGAATTGAAATATCAGGAAATCGCAGATCAGTTGGGAATATCCATTAAAACGGTGGAAAATCAGATAGGGAAAGCTTTGAAAATCCTGCGTGCGGAACTGGCGGATTACCTGCCGGTGACGCTTTGGTTGTGTTGCAGCATTGTTGAACAGTTAATCAGATCGTAA